Proteins encoded in a region of the Paenibacillus sp. E222 genome:
- a CDS encoding methyl-accepting chemotaxis protein: protein MLLDKIRWSTLPFFAKNLVISFGSITLIGVILITAGYQFQKSILIQQLYDQAEVTTQKWSDDLDTSKVLEAANEKNYDGTAQKVIRDYLDSIHELYPNIAQAYIFGTELEKGNETSIIAIPTSLVESFEEGNMAAGTMYPLSSQIVEALEDMKVDSEPGFSSFYTDDYGTWTTIMYPIKNAEGNTYAAIYFDVDASAVPKGLHKLITYSSIFLIVFLIVFMVLQYVLLKKTLKPIRDLMKGIEAASSGNLDVSIHTGRDDLGIINQKFNTMIQRFNDTMFKVQTTSYHLSDSSKKLLDISEKNNDNIQMISSNIRDISHGLRSQDQASVESARAMTEMSTVVQTIASSSADVADEASSMEERSNTGHEIMQQVVEQMRLISGAVKHTSESIQSLESRSNEISSIVNMITQIADQTNLLALNASIEAARVGEEGKGFAVVAGEVRKLAEQSQDSAKQIRTLIDGIQRDILQSAEAMHLGSQEVEKGSQVTMETGQFFEDILTATNKVANQIQDISSSTEEISASTQEMSATADELSASVSKAAHSSKQIEQSIAEQESSMASIVAASDELSAVSGQLQELISFFKVRAN, encoded by the coding sequence ATGTTGTTAGATAAGATACGGTGGAGTACTCTTCCCTTCTTTGCTAAAAATCTCGTTATTTCATTCGGCAGCATTACGCTAATTGGCGTTATTTTAATTACAGCCGGATATCAGTTCCAAAAAAGCATTTTGATTCAACAGTTATATGATCAGGCTGAGGTAACGACGCAGAAATGGTCTGATGATCTGGATACAAGCAAGGTTCTTGAAGCAGCGAATGAGAAAAACTATGACGGGACTGCCCAAAAGGTAATTCGAGATTATCTGGATTCCATCCATGAACTCTATCCCAATATCGCCCAGGCCTATATTTTTGGAACAGAGTTGGAAAAGGGAAATGAGACCTCCATTATCGCGATTCCAACCAGTCTCGTTGAGTCCTTCGAAGAAGGCAATATGGCAGCAGGTACTATGTATCCCTTATCCTCACAAATTGTCGAAGCTCTTGAGGATATGAAAGTAGACAGTGAGCCTGGATTCAGTAGCTTTTATACCGACGATTATGGCACTTGGACAACAATTATGTATCCCATCAAGAATGCCGAGGGCAATACCTATGCAGCAATATACTTTGATGTTGATGCAAGCGCAGTTCCAAAAGGACTTCATAAACTGATTACATACAGTAGTATTTTTCTGATCGTTTTCCTGATCGTGTTTATGGTACTTCAGTATGTTCTATTGAAGAAAACACTTAAGCCAATCCGTGACCTTATGAAAGGTATTGAGGCTGCGAGCTCAGGCAATCTGGATGTAAGCATTCACACCGGACGGGATGATCTGGGAATTATTAATCAAAAATTCAATACGATGATTCAGCGATTCAATGACACGATGTTCAAAGTGCAAACGACATCCTATCACCTCTCTGACTCATCCAAGAAATTATTAGATATTTCCGAGAAAAATAATGATAATATCCAGATGATCAGCAGCAATATCCGGGACATCTCTCACGGCCTTCGCTCCCAGGATCAGGCCAGCGTGGAAAGTGCCCGAGCAATGACAGAAATGTCTACCGTTGTGCAGACGATTGCCAGCAGTTCTGCAGATGTTGCGGATGAGGCATCAAGCATGGAAGAACGTTCTAATACAGGTCATGAGATTATGCAACAAGTGGTTGAACAGATGAGACTGATCTCAGGTGCAGTGAAGCACACGTCGGAATCGATACAGTCTTTGGAAAGCCGCTCGAACGAAATTAGCAGCATCGTCAATATGATTACACAAATTGCAGATCAGACTAATTTGCTCGCACTAAATGCTTCCATTGAGGCGGCTCGTGTTGGTGAGGAAGGAAAAGGATTTGCGGTTGTCGCAGGAGAAGTCCGCAAGCTCGCTGAACAGTCCCAGGACTCTGCCAAACAGATTCGTACCTTAATTGACGGAATTCAACGCGATATCCTTCAATCTGCCGAAGCTATGCACCTTGGCTCTCAAGAAGTGGAGAAGGGCTCTCAGGTTACCATGGAGACGGGTCAATTCTTTGAAGATATTTTGACAGCTACGAACAAAGTCGCTAACCAAATTCAGGATATCTCCAGCTCTACCGAAGAAATATCCGCCAGCACACAGGAAATGTCCGCTACTGCGGATGAGTTGTCTGCGAGCGTCAGCAAAGCAGCACATAGCAGCAAACAGATTGAGCAATCCATTGCTGAACAGGAATCATCCATGGCTTCCATTGTGGCCGCCTCTGATGAACTCTCGGCTGTATCGGGCCAATTGCAAGAACTGATCTCCTTCTTTAAAGTAAGAGCAAACTGA
- a CDS encoding penicillin-binding transpeptidase domain-containing protein, translating into MKSKRKIIYGLLPILFAGGIGMYLYMQNSKTEEVKPEVTVNQYIEHLQKKEFDQLYTLMTPASLKESGMNREQFVEKYNAIYSGMEVSAIKAELKPKVIEETTDGTGNDNKNQNPDAYEVDYSLQLTTFLGEVAETHTLKLVREELEEGRKVWRINWKPSMILTDMVKGSKVRVRTLFPERGDIVDREGLPLATKGNIYEWGIIPEKLGENPEPMIARIAEHYKVTEAIINTALAQKWVKPEYFVPIASTEDSRVPAALAGVQVQSKEIRYYPLGEAAAHLIGYVRKATKEDLEKDTEGYYRAEDWIGKAGLEQSLEKQLRGERGGLIEITDESGNTRSELIRKDAEDGQNIQLTISSEQQRKLYKTLSSGGDAGAMVLMNPTDGNLLALASAPAYNPNKMVTGLTQAEWDAYSADEKLPFINRFTNRYAPGSTFKAITAAAGLMEKVTTADKSHDISGLQWRKDESWGGYYVKRVKSVSPVNMVDALVYSDNIYFAKEAVEMGSAKFIEGIQKFGFGDNFGLDELYLKPSQYANEAHLDLSSEVLLADTSYGQGEMLMSPIHLASSFTPFINEGKMVKPVLIEEKETAEPEVVITPEVANTVKDALGQVVTRSGGTAHSLNSLPEGLAAKTGTAELKAKKGEKGQENGFVVVFDTESPSFLIAAVIEQVNGRGGSHYVLDKLKPFLEKKGVTQ; encoded by the coding sequence ATGAAATCGAAACGTAAAATTATTTATGGACTGCTTCCCATCTTATTTGCCGGTGGAATCGGAATGTACTTATACATGCAGAATAGCAAAACAGAGGAAGTTAAGCCTGAGGTAACCGTTAATCAGTACATAGAGCATTTGCAAAAGAAAGAATTTGATCAACTGTACACCTTGATGACGCCTGCTTCATTGAAAGAGTCCGGCATGAACCGTGAGCAATTTGTGGAAAAATATAACGCGATCTATTCGGGCATGGAGGTTTCTGCAATTAAGGCAGAATTGAAACCGAAAGTAATCGAAGAGACAACGGATGGCACGGGTAATGACAATAAAAACCAAAACCCGGATGCCTATGAAGTGGACTACAGCCTGCAGTTAACGACCTTCCTGGGAGAAGTGGCCGAGACACATACACTGAAACTGGTGCGTGAAGAGCTTGAGGAGGGTCGCAAAGTCTGGCGGATCAATTGGAAGCCATCCATGATTCTGACTGACATGGTCAAGGGAAGCAAAGTTCGGGTTAGAACCCTTTTCCCGGAACGTGGGGACATTGTTGATCGTGAAGGGCTGCCCCTTGCAACCAAGGGGAATATATACGAGTGGGGCATCATACCGGAGAAGCTGGGAGAAAATCCGGAGCCGATGATCGCCCGGATCGCGGAGCATTACAAAGTAACAGAAGCTATCATCAACACCGCGCTTGCACAGAAATGGGTGAAGCCGGAATATTTTGTCCCGATTGCTTCAACAGAGGACTCCCGGGTGCCTGCAGCACTGGCTGGTGTGCAGGTTCAATCCAAGGAAATACGATACTATCCTCTTGGTGAGGCTGCTGCTCATTTGATCGGTTATGTGCGCAAGGCCACCAAAGAAGATTTGGAGAAAGATACGGAAGGCTATTATCGTGCGGAAGATTGGATTGGCAAAGCCGGACTGGAGCAATCCCTGGAGAAGCAGCTTCGCGGCGAAAGGGGTGGCCTGATCGAGATTACCGATGAATCGGGAAATACCCGTTCAGAGCTTATCCGCAAGGATGCAGAGGATGGCCAGAATATTCAACTGACGATCAGCTCCGAGCAACAGCGTAAACTGTATAAGACATTATCGAGTGGTGGTGACGCCGGAGCGATGGTGCTGATGAATCCGACGGACGGCAATCTGCTGGCTCTGGCAAGTGCGCCCGCCTATAATCCGAACAAGATGGTTACGGGACTGACACAGGCTGAGTGGGATGCCTATTCAGCAGATGAGAAGCTTCCTTTTATTAATAGGTTTACGAATCGTTATGCACCAGGGTCAACCTTCAAAGCCATTACGGCAGCGGCAGGTCTGATGGAGAAGGTTACCACAGCGGACAAATCGCATGATATCTCTGGTCTGCAATGGCGTAAGGATGAGAGCTGGGGCGGTTATTATGTGAAACGTGTGAAAAGTGTATCCCCGGTGAACATGGTTGATGCGCTGGTCTACTCGGACAATATTTATTTTGCGAAGGAAGCGGTTGAGATGGGCAGCGCCAAGTTCATAGAGGGCATCCAGAAGTTCGGTTTTGGAGACAACTTTGGACTGGATGAACTGTATTTGAAACCAAGTCAGTATGCAAACGAGGCTCATCTCGATCTTTCATCGGAGGTGCTGCTCGCTGACACGTCCTATGGACAGGGCGAAATGCTGATGTCGCCAATCCATCTGGCGTCCTCTTTCACTCCTTTTATTAATGAAGGGAAAATGGTGAAGCCCGTACTGATAGAGGAAAAGGAAACCGCCGAACCGGAGGTTGTAATTACACCTGAAGTTGCAAATACGGTGAAGGATGCCTTGGGCCAGGTGGTGACCCGATCGGGAGGAACGGCTCATTCCTTGAATTCACTCCCTGAAGGACTGGCAGCTAAGACAGGGACGGCCGAACTGAAGGCCAAGAAGGGGGAGAAAGGACAGGAGAACGGTTTTGTGGTGGTGTTTGATACCGAATCACCATCCTTCCTTATAGCCGCGGTCATTGAACAAGTGAACGGAAGAGGCGGCAGTCATTATGTTTTGGACAAATTAAAGCCTTTCCTGGAGAAAAAGGGAGTAACGCAGTAA
- a CDS encoding DUF3934 family protein, with translation MSKAKGKGGTGRGTGKKGWNRWQAAANRAKSAPKPYKSKGTKKKDDTETSSGKPE, from the coding sequence ATGAGCAAAGCAAAAGGAAAAGGTGGCACCGGCCGCGGTACCGGCAAAAAAGGCTGGAACCGTTGGCAAGCCGCCGCTAACCGGGCGAAAAGTGCCCCGAAGCCTTACAAAAGTAAAGGTACAAAGAAGAAGGACGATACCGAAACTTCAAGTGGCAAGCCCGAGTAA
- a CDS encoding trypsin-like peptidase domain-containing protein: protein MAKRTWSTIISSAIIIGAGAGGVFWIHQYSADQLQDGGPRLAVVTTKETATTTSKPSSQTTVKKTRKQIIEDSQKKVVTIESSSGLGSGFLYNDQGDVVTNAHVVEGSKEVTIRTLNHEEYKGTVIGIGEETDVAVVRVPDLKKVKPLPIAKSKAETGDEILALGSPLGLENTVTTGIISGVGRSFEIAPYIYSNLYQISAPITHGNSGGPLISAETGEVLGINSAVVEQEGGIGFSIPITSVLKQVQAWSEKPSSSKTAVQTSGNQGAGSNSASLEAEGLVTEFYMNLNLNDYVTAYALLGSEWQSGISYAKFREGYINTSYVTIAEVSSSDKTNDEIEVTAVITADERKDGELVTTKYKVTYQVGYENGQLKILHGQGKKVK from the coding sequence ATGGCCAAACGAACATGGAGTACGATTATCTCCAGTGCAATCATTATTGGAGCGGGAGCAGGAGGTGTGTTCTGGATTCATCAGTATTCAGCAGATCAACTGCAGGATGGAGGACCAAGACTGGCTGTTGTCACTACGAAGGAAACGGCAACCACAACGTCTAAACCGTCCTCCCAGACAACCGTGAAGAAAACACGTAAACAGATTATTGAAGACAGTCAGAAGAAAGTGGTTACGATTGAGAGCAGCAGTGGACTGGGCTCCGGTTTTCTCTACAATGATCAGGGTGATGTGGTAACCAATGCTCACGTGGTGGAGGGCTCGAAAGAAGTAACGATTCGAACCCTCAATCATGAGGAGTATAAAGGAACCGTTATCGGGATTGGGGAAGAGACGGATGTTGCTGTCGTCAGGGTGCCTGATCTGAAAAAAGTTAAACCGCTGCCTATCGCCAAATCCAAAGCAGAGACGGGAGATGAGATTCTCGCTCTGGGCAGTCCGCTAGGTCTGGAGAACACCGTAACTACAGGCATTATCAGCGGTGTGGGCCGCAGCTTCGAAATTGCCCCATATATCTATAGTAATCTGTATCAAATCTCGGCGCCCATTACACACGGCAACAGCGGTGGCCCGCTGATCAGTGCAGAAACCGGTGAAGTACTGGGCATTAATTCAGCCGTTGTGGAGCAGGAAGGCGGAATCGGGTTCAGCATTCCCATCACCAGCGTGTTGAAGCAGGTCCAGGCCTGGTCTGAGAAACCGTCATCGTCTAAAACGGCCGTTCAGACGAGTGGCAATCAGGGAGCGGGATCAAATTCAGCTTCTTTGGAAGCAGAGGGCCTGGTGACCGAATTTTATATGAACCTGAATCTGAACGACTATGTTACCGCGTATGCCTTGCTTGGCAGTGAGTGGCAGAGCGGGATAAGTTATGCCAAGTTCCGTGAAGGTTACATCAACACCAGTTATGTGACCATTGCCGAAGTTTCGTCCTCAGATAAGACAAATGATGAAATAGAGGTCACTGCTGTTATTACAGCGGATGAACGAAAAGACGGTGAATTGGTCACCACGAAATATAAAGTTACGTATCAGGTCGGTTATGAAAATGGACAACTGAAAATACTTCATGGCCAAGGGAAAAAAGTGAAATAA
- a CDS encoding MFS transporter, producing MALLTRNRGALLLLMFNIFLVFTGIGLVVPIMPAYMDLLHITGFTVGLLVAAFSFTQFLFSPVAGRWSDILGRKKIIVGGMLIFAVSEFMFGAVNAPSLLFAARMLGGIGAAMIFPAVMAYTADITTEEERGKGMGLINAAITTGFIIGPGIGGYIADFGIRIPFYAAGIAGLLASIITLIILPESTRITGEQTKPVAGAPKVKSPGMVSQLLHSYREPYFFSLIIVFVMAFGLANYETVFSLFVDHKFGFTTKDIAFIITFGSIAGAVVQVSLIGWLLNRFGEKKVISVCLLFVAVFVLLTLFVNTYWMILVVTFIVFLGMDILRPAISTQMSKLAEEQQGFVAGLNSAYTSLGNIAGPIVAGALFDVNINYPYVSAAVVLAICFLLSLRVLRGVNSTGNAKAEM from the coding sequence ATGGCATTACTTACACGGAACAGGGGCGCATTGCTGCTGTTAATGTTTAATATTTTTCTCGTTTTTACAGGTATAGGTCTTGTGGTACCTATTATGCCTGCGTATATGGATCTACTGCATATCACCGGGTTCACGGTTGGTTTGCTGGTAGCAGCATTCTCCTTCACGCAGTTTCTGTTTTCTCCAGTTGCGGGCCGTTGGTCTGACATCTTGGGGCGTAAAAAAATTATTGTTGGCGGCATGTTAATCTTTGCTGTATCGGAGTTCATGTTTGGTGCTGTGAATGCACCATCGCTGCTCTTCGCAGCCCGGATGCTTGGAGGAATCGGTGCAGCGATGATCTTCCCAGCAGTTATGGCCTATACCGCAGATATTACGACAGAAGAAGAACGCGGTAAAGGTATGGGATTAATTAATGCGGCAATTACTACAGGTTTTATCATTGGTCCGGGGATCGGCGGATATATCGCTGACTTTGGCATTCGGATTCCTTTCTATGCCGCAGGTATTGCAGGTTTGCTGGCATCCATCATTACCCTGATTATTTTGCCGGAATCGACCAGAATTACCGGAGAGCAAACCAAACCTGTTGCGGGTGCACCGAAGGTCAAAAGCCCGGGTATGGTTTCCCAGTTGCTGCATTCGTACCGGGAGCCTTACTTTTTCAGTTTAATTATCGTATTTGTCATGGCGTTTGGTCTGGCTAACTATGAGACGGTCTTTTCTCTGTTTGTGGATCACAAATTTGGCTTCACCACCAAGGATATTGCATTCATAATTACGTTTGGTTCCATTGCGGGAGCCGTGGTGCAGGTCTCACTGATTGGCTGGCTGTTAAACCGGTTTGGTGAGAAAAAAGTCATTTCGGTCTGCTTGCTTTTTGTGGCTGTATTTGTGCTATTGACCTTGTTTGTAAATACCTACTGGATGATTCTTGTCGTAACGTTTATCGTCTTCCTTGGTATGGATATATTGCGTCCGGCAATCAGTACGCAGATGTCCAAACTGGCGGAAGAACAACAAGGCTTTGTGGCCGGATTGAACTCAGCCTATACAAGTTTGGGGAATATCGCAGGTCCAATTGTAGCGGGAGCACTGTTTGATGTGAATATCAACTATCCTTACGTTTCAGCAGCTGTTGTTCTGGCAATCTGTTTCCTGTTATCTTTGCGGGTGTTAAGAGGAGTTAACTCCACAGGTAATGCTAAGGCTGAAATGTAA
- a CDS encoding FxLYD domain-containing protein produces the protein MYCHVCGTKSSLGDSTCRKCRTKLKGSSSTDEQIWAETAVGLESGTGKALDPLSRQHQSAPKQSNTAQGRAFSWIIPLLLAAVMGALLTYYYKQEMGINAEVKSLHQQAEQAALDGKYQEALQFLDSALAKRPNVDGLVQDRQITAKAFNLMNQLNEAATSLKTGKLAAGDKTLQAVAKVLKERDEPVFAKVRTTLNNNKVTLAVLKVKKEIDSLTTVQALAEKLDTVSKLKGKEAEAVQKQIIDKLAGLSYKQAEQQVKKKDFTAALQTVDQGLSYAPEDEKLTAYRERVLSEKKAFEKAEAERIQLAEQQAAEEDLKNRTAAVSIVDVEATLDMYGDLYISGSIVNNATRPISSVTVMLDIYSSDGAYLGQTYADVYPSWLEVGDQGFFETYYYGVYEEAEVSVVNATWYLE, from the coding sequence GTGTATTGTCACGTATGTGGGACCAAAAGCAGTCTAGGGGACAGCACATGTAGAAAGTGTAGAACGAAATTAAAAGGTTCAAGCTCTACCGATGAACAGATTTGGGCAGAAACAGCGGTTGGCCTGGAGAGTGGAACGGGAAAAGCATTAGATCCGTTATCCAGACAGCATCAGTCTGCACCAAAGCAGAGCAACACGGCACAAGGACGAGCATTTAGCTGGATTATTCCACTGCTTCTGGCAGCGGTGATGGGGGCCTTATTGACTTATTATTACAAGCAGGAGATGGGCATCAATGCGGAGGTAAAATCACTGCATCAACAGGCGGAGCAGGCGGCCTTGGACGGAAAATATCAAGAGGCGCTTCAATTTCTGGATTCGGCTCTTGCGAAACGGCCAAACGTGGATGGACTTGTGCAGGATCGTCAAATTACAGCCAAAGCTTTCAATCTGATGAATCAGCTGAACGAAGCTGCGACAAGTTTGAAAACGGGCAAACTTGCTGCTGGCGACAAGACGCTTCAGGCTGTAGCAAAAGTGTTGAAAGAGCGAGATGAACCGGTTTTTGCCAAGGTGCGGACGACTCTAAACAACAACAAGGTGACACTGGCTGTCCTGAAGGTGAAGAAAGAAATCGATAGTTTGACCACCGTACAGGCACTGGCTGAGAAATTGGACACGGTATCGAAATTGAAAGGCAAGGAAGCCGAGGCGGTTCAGAAACAAATTATCGACAAGCTGGCTGGTCTTAGCTATAAGCAAGCTGAACAGCAAGTGAAGAAAAAGGATTTTACGGCTGCATTGCAAACCGTTGATCAGGGGTTGTCCTACGCTCCGGAGGATGAAAAACTGACAGCATATCGCGAACGAGTATTGAGTGAGAAGAAGGCTTTTGAAAAAGCAGAAGCCGAACGAATTCAACTTGCTGAGCAACAGGCAGCAGAAGAAGACCTGAAGAACCGCACAGCAGCGGTGAGCATTGTAGACGTAGAAGCGACGCTTGATATGTATGGCGATCTGTATATAAGCGGCTCAATCGTGAATAATGCCACTCGGCCTATCTCTTCCGTAACGGTTATGTTGGACATCTACAGCTCAGACGGGGCATACCTTGGTCAAACCTATGCGGATGTATATCCAAGCTGGCTTGAAGTAGGGGATCAGGGATTTTTTGAAACGTATTATTATGGTGTGTACGAGGAAGCGGAAGTTTCTGTAGTGAACGCAACGTGGTATCTGGAATAG
- a CDS encoding TetR/AcrR family transcriptional regulator, with amino-acid sequence MNKKQIQTEQTKKKLADASRALFVQKGYKATSIEDIVAATGSSKGNIYYHFKSKEGLFLYLIDEWDREWEENWAAKEHLYHTSTEKIYGLAEQLILDDMNHPLTKAADEFFTGEKKENDIEERIALMFERHIQFNKQLVEQGIESGEFKADNADNLALILESTIIGLSQLSRGMEPEQALALYRQAASVFLYGIAKEKS; translated from the coding sequence ATGAATAAAAAGCAAATTCAAACCGAGCAGACCAAGAAGAAACTTGCGGATGCCTCAAGAGCTCTTTTTGTGCAAAAAGGGTATAAAGCTACTTCCATTGAAGATATTGTGGCTGCGACAGGCAGCAGTAAAGGCAATATCTATTACCATTTTAAAAGCAAGGAAGGCCTCTTTCTGTATCTGATTGATGAGTGGGATCGGGAATGGGAAGAGAATTGGGCGGCCAAGGAACATCTGTATCATACCTCTACCGAGAAGATCTACGGCTTGGCAGAACAATTAATCCTCGATGATATGAATCACCCGCTTACGAAGGCGGCAGATGAGTTCTTTACCGGAGAAAAGAAAGAAAATGATATTGAAGAACGCATAGCTTTGATGTTTGAGCGGCATATTCAATTTAACAAACAATTGGTGGAGCAGGGGATAGAGAGCGGAGAGTTCAAGGCGGACAACGCAGACAATCTTGCGCTCATTCTGGAAAGCACCATCATTGGACTTAGTCAGCTGTCGCGCGGAATGGAGCCAGAACAGGCTCTTGCCTTGTACCGCCAAGCGGCTAGCGTATTCTTGTATGGAATAGCAAAAGAAAAATCTTAA
- a CDS encoding class I SAM-dependent methyltransferase produces MKKKMDYTTFYERIGRLNGWDFSSLKVTSEGIGWNFYEEVTRCTQPSDLLLDIGTGGGEAVLSIADAALLLVGIDLSRGMIETAQRNLKASGSRSNVRFVHMNAEQLTFPDQFFNVVSSRHCDFCATEVFRVLADGGVLLTQQVSEHDKYNLSKAFDRGQSLGVQPGTLMERYKRELREAGFQDIEAYEYNATEYYATPDDLLFLLTHAPIIPDFGEKESDLERFQQFVEQNRCDKGIRTNSARFMLTARK; encoded by the coding sequence ATGAAGAAAAAGATGGACTATACTACTTTTTACGAACGTATTGGGCGATTGAATGGCTGGGACTTCAGCTCCCTGAAAGTGACTTCAGAGGGCATTGGATGGAACTTCTACGAGGAAGTTACACGCTGCACCCAACCGTCAGATCTATTGCTTGATATTGGCACAGGTGGGGGAGAAGCTGTTCTTTCCATCGCGGATGCTGCACTATTATTGGTTGGAATAGACCTTTCCCGGGGAATGATTGAGACTGCCCAGCGTAATCTCAAGGCATCTGGTTCCCGTTCGAATGTCCGTTTTGTGCATATGAATGCAGAGCAACTGACATTTCCAGATCAATTCTTTAATGTCGTGTCCTCCAGACACTGCGACTTCTGCGCTACAGAAGTATTCAGAGTATTGGCCGATGGCGGTGTACTCCTTACCCAACAAGTCAGTGAACATGATAAATATAATCTCTCAAAGGCTTTTGACCGTGGACAGTCACTGGGCGTTCAGCCTGGCACATTAATGGAACGATACAAACGTGAACTTCGCGAAGCGGGTTTTCAAGACATTGAGGCATACGAATATAACGCAACAGAATATTACGCCACGCCTGATGATCTACTTTTCCTGCTGACCCATGCACCGATCATTCCCGATTTTGGAGAGAAGGAATCCGACTTAGAGCGTTTCCAACAGTTTGTTGAGCAAAATCGCTGCGATAAAGGGATTCGAACGAACTCGGCACGTTTTATGCTGACTGCTCGGAAATAA
- a CDS encoding MarR family winged helix-turn-helix transcriptional regulator yields MPVNMDENPLGLILSRTYLAYKKTTTRNLSEQDITPEQFAVLNELSKAGSHISQKKLAELTVRDQTTVGKIIDKLIRKGLVTREEDPQDRRAVLLCLTAEGLEMNNVLTPKAKQQEQEALAECSPEELDVFMNVMNRIYEKMK; encoded by the coding sequence ATGCCTGTTAATATGGATGAAAATCCACTTGGACTTATTCTGTCACGTACTTATCTGGCATACAAAAAAACAACAACCAGAAATCTGAGCGAACAGGATATTACTCCCGAACAATTTGCAGTTCTGAATGAATTGAGCAAGGCTGGAAGCCATATATCACAGAAAAAACTGGCTGAATTAACAGTTCGGGACCAGACAACGGTAGGCAAAATTATAGACAAGTTGATTCGCAAAGGTCTGGTGACGAGAGAAGAAGATCCACAGGATCGCAGAGCGGTTTTACTTTGTTTGACGGCGGAAGGACTGGAAATGAATAACGTTCTGACACCAAAGGCAAAACAGCAAGAGCAAGAGGCACTTGCCGAATGTTCCCCTGAAGAGCTTGATGTATTCATGAATGTGATGAATCGCATCTATGAAAAGATGAAATAA
- a CDS encoding YhgE/Pip domain-containing protein, translating to MKSFKDFLKVPQTKIGLVFALIVPLLFVVIWMTGYHQATERVDQLQVALVNEDGTQGTEVQKQIETLAPFHVNVLGSAEEAEQQMNAGNYAMVIVIPEGFTDRIEGGTEANLSFYINQGNADVAKSIVEHAATGMTTQIGQGILESKVQVTLNNDSINSEDLSAAIGQAMAKMNEGPVKAEINKTNSVSDFATSMLPMILGFITYIATMTMNIQFNITSNIMKRNHSKWEIFWGRQVLLLCIAVIVPLIVDTVALQFTDVASSFGALYLYHVLVCLACICFTQMSFALFGNAGPLFNVAMVPLQLMTAGSIIPAEMLAPFYRYIGNFLPASNGVQGFMRLIYSGEAVGGFMLNLLLISAVTWGITLLRVGLQKEAAQQASVSPAAVQTQH from the coding sequence ATGAAAAGCTTCAAAGATTTTCTTAAAGTGCCACAGACAAAAATAGGATTGGTTTTTGCATTGATTGTTCCGCTGTTATTTGTTGTGATCTGGATGACGGGTTATCATCAAGCCACGGAGAGAGTGGATCAACTTCAAGTTGCTCTGGTGAACGAAGATGGGACACAGGGAACAGAGGTGCAGAAGCAGATTGAAACGCTCGCGCCTTTCCATGTCAATGTACTGGGTTCTGCCGAGGAAGCTGAGCAACAGATGAATGCAGGTAACTATGCGATGGTTATTGTTATTCCGGAAGGATTCACTGACCGGATTGAAGGTGGTACAGAGGCGAATTTATCCTTTTATATCAATCAGGGAAATGCCGATGTAGCCAAATCCATTGTAGAACACGCGGCGACTGGAATGACTACACAAATAGGTCAAGGGATTTTGGAATCCAAGGTTCAAGTGACACTCAATAACGATAGTATAAACAGCGAAGATTTAAGTGCAGCCATTGGACAAGCGATGGCGAAGATGAATGAAGGGCCTGTGAAGGCTGAAATTAATAAAACGAACAGTGTAAGTGATTTTGCAACATCGATGCTGCCCATGATTCTGGGTTTTATCACCTATATTGCCACCATGACTATGAATATTCAGTTCAATATTACGTCGAACATCATGAAGCGTAACCATTCCAAATGGGAAATCTTCTGGGGACGGCAAGTGCTGCTGTTGTGTATAGCTGTAATCGTTCCCCTTATTGTGGATACGGTGGCTCTTCAGTTTACGGATGTGGCGAGTTCCTTCGGCGCTTTGTATCTCTATCATGTGCTCGTATGTCTGGCTTGTATCTGTTTTACACAAATGAGTTTTGCCCTGTTTGGCAATGCAGGCCCTCTATTTAATGTGGCGATGGTTCCACTCCAGTTGATGACAGCGGGAAGTATCATTCCAGCCGAGATGCTGGCGCCATTCTACCGTTATATAGGGAACTTTCTGCCCGCTTCCAATGGGGTACAGGGCTTTATGCGTTTGATCTATAGTGGAGAAGCTGTGGGTGGGTTCATGCTAAATCTTCTGTTGATCTCGGCTGTAACGTGGGGAATTACGCTGCTTCGTGTAGGTTTACAAAAAGAAGCAGCACAACAAGCTTCAGTGTCCCCTGCAGCAGTGCAGACTCAGCATTAA